CTAGGATCTGCGAGAGTGCAAAGCTTGTGACTCCCTGAATGAGCGTTGAAATACCGATCGCAAGGGCGATCCATTTCAACAGCTCGAACCGCTTGTTCGTAAAGATCTCGTCACCGATGTACTTAGTCGAGGCCGGCAAAACCATGCCCGCAAGCCGCGAAACGAGCATCAGAACGCTGCCTAAGAGCAAACGCCACCTGGCTCCCCACATGATCCGCCGGGCTTCGGCCCAGGCGCTCGAATAATTGACCTTCTTTTTTTTCTTTTCTTCTGCCATACCGGTATCAACTCAGTCTGATAACTGTATACGGCAAAGTCAACCATAATACGAAGTTTGAACTCTGAACGAAGAGGGTTAGAATTAACCATTAACCTTCTTTATGAAACAGACTTACATCAAACAACTAAAAGACCATATCGGTGAATCTGTCACGCTCAAAGGCTGGCTTTACAACAAGCGTTCGAGCGGAAAGCTCGTGTTTTTGCAGTTTCGCGATGGCACGGGAATCGTGCAGTGCGTTGTTTTCAAGCCGAACGATGAGGCGTTGTACGATCTCGCCGATTCGATCGGGCAGGAAAGCTCGATCATAGTCACCGGAACGGTCAAGGAAGATACACGTTCATCGCTTGGTGTCGAAGTCGATGTCACGGGTCTCGAAGTTCTGCAAAACGTTCACGATTACCCGATCACTCCGAAGGAGCACGGCACCGAATTCCTGATGGACAACCGACATTTGTGGATCCGCTCGAAAAAACAGCACGCGGTGCTGAAGATCCGGCACACGGTGATCAAAGCTGTTCGTGATTTCTTTGACGAAAACGGCTTCACGCTCGCTGATACTCCGATCTTTACACCGGCTGCGTGCGAAGGCACGACAACGCTGTTTGAGGTAGATTATTTTGGTGATGAAAAGGCTTACTTGACGCAATCGGGCCAGCTTTATAATGAAGCGACGGCGGCGGCGTTCGGTAAATCGTATGCGTTCGGTCCGACATTCCGCGCGGAGAAATCCAAGACCCGCCGCCACCTGACCGAATTCTGGATGGTCGAACCCGAGGTCGCCTACGCGAGCTACGTCGACATGATGGACCTCGGCGAAGCGATGATCCTGAAGGTCGTCGACCGCGTCCTCAACGACCGTCAGGAAGAGCTGAAAACGCTTGAACGCGATACCACCGTTCTCGAAGCCATCAATTCCCCGTTCCCGCGTCTGCATTACGACGATGCCGTCAAAATGCTGCAGGAAGGCCATGCAAAGGGCGAACTCGAGAACAATTTCGAATGGGGCGGCGATTTCGGAGCACCGGACGAGACGTATCTCTCGACGCAGCACGGCAAACCTGTCTTCGTCCACCATTTCCCGGCGGCGATAAAGGGATTCTACTTCGAAGTCGACCCCGAACGCCCCGAATGTGCCCTCGGCATCGACCTGCTCGCCCCCGAAGGCTACGGCGAGATCATCGGCGGCGGCGAACGCGCCGCGAACCTCGATTACCTCATCGAGCAGCTCAAACATCACGGCCTCGACCAAGCGACCTTCGAATGGTATCTGGATCTGCGTAGATATGGATCAGTGCCGCATGCAGGTTTTGGGATGGGAATCGAACGCTGCACCGCGTGGATGGCCGGCATCGAGCATGTGCGTGAGACGATACCGTTTCCGCGGATGTTGTATAGATTGAGGCCGTAATTTCGGAAGAAAAGAAAGATCGTCCGGCTCATGTAGGGCCGGACGATCACCTTCGCAGATGTGGATGACTATCGCTCTGCGGTAAAAGGTATCTCTAGTTCGACACCCGACTAACTAGATTTCCCTGTGTCGATCGATCTGGTGGGTAATAAACCAGCCGGCGAAAAGGCCGAGGCCGACACCTGCGGCAAATGTAATACCGACGGAACGCATCGGAGCTTTCTTGATCATGTATTCGGTATCGTCGATCAGATCTTCTGCGGCATAGCGTCCTTTCTTTGCGAGCCTTTTGGCGTCTGTTACCGCATCGTCGATCATGTGTTCGGCTTTGACTTTTAGTTCGTCGACTCCTAATTTTACTCGGGCTGCTTGTTCAGCTACTCCGATCAGTTTGTTGAAATTGCTTTTTCTATTATCTGTTTTTAATGCTTCTTGTACCATGGTGATCCTCCTTTGTGCGTGCGTAAGACCGAAGGGTCCAACACAGCTCCTTGGGGCATACTTTTAGTCCTTGTGGCCCGATGTGAGTCAAAAGGAACTTCCACTAGAGCTCACGCAATAGATGTGCCGACGAGCATTTGCCTAAAACCGTTTGATTTTACCCAGATTGTGAGGAATCATGGAATTAATGGCGAAATTACTCGCGCTGCCGTGAAATAGAACACGCAGGTATCCACAAACTACCTTCGTTACAGATTCTAAATCTAATCGCGACCTTGCAATTAAATGTCAATATACTCGGCAAAGATAACGTGGAGGAGTGACTCACCAGAGGCGTTTGCAAGGAATAGGTATACTCGTGGCCACCAGTGGAGTTTTGACGGTGGAATCGAGATTCCTGCATCTAGTTCGCCCCAGGTAGTTCGTCTTCCATACTCGGTTGAGGCGGCGGTCGATCCTGAGGAGGCATTGGTGGCGGCGGCTTCTTCTTGTCATATGTTGTCGTTTTTGTGGGTCGCGTCGAAAGCCGGTTTTAATGTCGAGTCATACGAAGACAACGCCGTCGGCGAGATGGCGAAAGACAATGGCAAACAGTGGATCTCGACGATAACGCTAGATCCGCGGATCGTTTGGAATGGCAAAATTCCGACGGCGGAAGAACTCTGCGAGTTGCATCACGAGGCTCATGAGGTCTGTTATATAGCAAATTCGATCAAGTCGGAGGTCTTGATCAAGCCGCGGCCATGAAACGAACCATAGAGACCATCCTGACCGCGACCGAATCGTACCTTCCGGGCGATCTTATCGTTTACCGTGCTTTGCCGCGACGAGAATTGCGGCGGGTTGGCGGGTTTGTATTTCTGGATCATTTCGATCAGACGGATGTAACGCCCGAGCTATTCGACGTGCCGCCGCATCCGCATGTCGGGTTGCAGACCGTGACGTATTTATTCGAGGGCGAGGCGTTTCACACGGATTCGCTGGATAACGAACAAGCCGTAAAAGCCGGCGAAGTAAACTGGATGACCGCCGGCCGCGGCATCACGCACGCTGAACAGGTCACCAAAACTCAGCCGAGAATGCACGGCCTGCAAAGCTGGGTCGGTTTGCCTCATGACAAGCGGAAGGTCGAACCCGCGTTCGACAATTTTCCGGCGGCGGTTCTGCCAATGCTCGAGATCGACGGAGCTTCGATCACGGTCATCGCCGGTGAACTTCACGGCAACATTTCGCCGATCCCGACGTATCAGGAACTGAGCTATTTTGACGTCGTGATTAATGAAGGTGCGAGTGTTGACCTGACGATTCATCCTGAACATGAACTCGCGATCTACGTTGCCGACGGCTCGATCGAGATCAGTGGAACGCAGATAAAGCTCCACGACCTCGCGAAGCTCACGGCTGGCGACGAACTGAGTTTTACAGCGACTGAGAACGCTCGCTTTGTGATCCTCGGCGGCGAGCCGCTGCCTGATCCGACGGTGATCTATTGGAATTTCGTCACCGACACAGTCGGCGAAGCGAAACAGGCGGCGATCGACTGGCAGGATGGTGAATTTCCTCCTGTCAACAAATACAGGAAATTCACATCCGAAGATCTTGGCGAAGAAGCCGATAGGACGCAGTTGCTCTAACAGAATTTATGCAGGACGAATGGACCTATCACAGGACGAAGAAGTACGACAAACAAAAAATGCGTTGGCATTTCGTTACTCGTTATTTTTATGTCGAAGACGGCGAAGACGAGCCGCGTGAGCTGTATTTTCGCAACGACGACGAGACCGAATTCGGCATGCTCAGGTTTGAAAAGATCAAGGACAATCCGTACCGCGACTGGGATTTCGTCATGAACAAGATCCTCAATAACCTGCCATTCCGCCGATCTTTGCTCGACGAAGAGACGAAGTCGGTATGGAGGAAGAATTGGAAGTAGTGATCGAGCAAACCGAGATCATGTGCGACGGCCTCGACCAATCGATCGAGGAGCACAAGAAGAGAGGTTTCCGCCTCGACATGATCTTCCCCGCCGATTCGCCCCGTGAAGCGTTAATGTCGAAAGGCGGCGAGCTCGTGCGGCTCAAGGCAGTACCACCTGCGTTAGCGGGTGGAGGGGAGCCGGAACACGATCCGAATTCATTTTCGCAAGAAACGTTGATTGCTCGCGAGGACTTTCCGCCCGCTCACGCAGGCGGTTCTGACTTTGTTCGCGGCCGGGCCGGAATGGAATATCGCGATCTGATCCCGGGCCGTCTGGGCGGCAAGCTGATCGCTTCGCACATTCGCCTTCCGTTCGGCGGTGAGGTTCCTGATTCGGTTCATTATCACAAGATCGATTTCCAGATGATCTATTGCGTTCGCGGCCGAATCGAGGTTGTCTACGAAGACCAGGGGCCGCCGTTCTGGCTCGAATCAGGCGACTGCATCTTGCAACCGCCGGAGATCCGCCATCGCGTCCTATATTCCGAGGCCGGAGCTGAGGTGATCGAGGTTAGTTCGCCTGCCGAGCATGAGACCTGGATCGATCACGAGATGGAATTGCCCAACCCTGACACAGATCGGAACAGGCTATTCGGAGGACAACGATTCGTTCACTCGCGGGCTGAGGATGCAGACTGGGCTCTATCGGGTTTTGGGGGGTATGAACGTCGCAAAACGGATATAGAGAATGCAACCGGCGGATTAATAGACGTCCAATTTTTTAGATCTGTTTCGGAGCGAACCGCCATAGCGACGAGTGCAGTTACCGAGCCGGGAAAAGGCATATTGATTTGTCTTGAGGATGGTGGCTCAATTTTACTAGAATTCTTAAGGTGATCTACTTCATCGTGACTTCGCGGTCTCGGTGCCGAAGGTGACGGCAGCCTGGCCGCCCCAGTTTCCATCGAGATTCCCATTTGACTGTACGTCGTAGAGGGCGAAGCTGCATTGCCTGCCGCCAAAGCTCGCGGCGGCGACGCTTCCCTTCCAGATGCCAAATGCCAAGCGGGGTTCGGGCAGGCTCCACGTTAGATCGTATCCGCTGCCGTCTTTGACGATGGCGAGCGTGCCCTGATATGGTTTGCCATCGGGCGACGTTCCCTTTACCGAATATTTTCCGACGAAGCTACGTCCCTCGACGCGTATCGCGGTTTCAGTCGCGTACTTGCCTTCGCCCCACAGCCCGATTCGCCCAGTGAGCGAACCGTCGCTGGCGATCTTGTACAGGACGACTCCGCAGCCCTGACCGCCTCCGGTTGCGGCAAAACTCGCGGCTGTTGCGTTCCCTATCTGTACGCCTGTTCCAACCCGCGTGCCTTTGGTCGTTGTCCAGCGAAAGCCGTATGCATCGCCTTGCGGCTGGATAGTCAAAACGCCGGTATACGGGTTGTTGCCGTTCTCGGCCGAGCCTTCGACATTGAAAACGCCCGATATCTCGCGTTCGCCCGGAGTTGGTGAGGGCGATGCCTGGACAACCGACTTCTCGCGGATGCGTTCGGCAGGGCCGCCGCACGAGGCAGTAACAAAAACAAGGCCGGTGATCGCTATCAAAAGCACCACCGGCCGGAACGATAAAGTAGAGAAAAACACAAACATCTGTCTTTCTATTCTACTTCTTTTTCGCGACTTCTGTTCCCAGAGTTTTCGAGGTCTTAAAACCCCATTTGCCGTCGAGCGTGCCGTCGGGTTTGATGTCGTAGCCGACGAAAGAACACTGTTTGCCGCCGAAGCCAACTGCGACGAGGTTTCCTGCCTGAATGCCGAAGCCTTCGAGCGTGTCAGGTGCCGACCAGTTGAATGCGTAACCCAGGCCTTCTTTCTTGACATTGAGTTTGCCCTTGTATTCCTGGCCGTCAGGATTTTTGCCGGTGATCTCGTATTCGCCTTCGAGATCGGTTCCGCTCTTGCGGACGGCCTTTTCGGTCTCCATTTTGTTGACGCCCCAGTAGCCGACCTTGCCGTCGAGCGAGCCGTCAGAGTTGACCTTGTAAAGCACAACGCCGCAGCCGTCGCCGTTTTTGCCGTCGGTGAACGCAACCGCGACCGCGCTGTCTTGCAGTACTCCGACGCCATCGTAATCGTTTTTGCCCGATTTCCAGGAGAATTGAAATACATCTTCACGAGGCGTGATCGTCAGGGCCGCTTTATAGGTGCCGCCGCTGTCCGGGTTTGTGCCGTTGGCGTCATATTCACCGGCTATATTTTTCGGTGTTGACGGAGCCGGTGTGCTTGCGGTCGGGGTCGTGGTGTTAGTGGCCGAATTGGCGGCTGCGTTGTTGCTTGTCGTCGTATTAGTCGTCACACTGCCGCTGCAGGCGAGGCTGACGGCGAGCAGAGCGGAAAGGCAGATCGCTAGAGTTAAGGTGGAATTCAGACGTTTCATTATCGAGTCTCCTTGATTAGATTTAGGTAATTGTCTTTTGCGGAATATAATAGAGCAAATTCAGTTAAAGTTGGAATTATGATCAAACGATTTTTCGTCTGTGTTGTGTTGGTTTTGGCTAGTATCGCGGTTTCGGGTGTTGCTGCCGACGCTCAGAAACCGATCCGTGACCTCAAACCGACCGTGATCCTCATATCGCTCGACGGGTTTCGGTACGATTACGTCGATAAATACGCCCCGCCAGCTCTTTCCCGGTTGGCGAAACAAGGCGTGAGGGCGAAATGGATGACCCCTTCGTTTCCGACCAAAACTTTCCCTAATCATTACACGATCGTGACCGGCCTCTATCCGCAGAATCACGGCATTGTGGAAAATAACGTGTTCGATTTTGGCGTGACGTTCTCGATGTCGAAACGCGAAGAGGTACAAAACCCGCGGTGGTGGCTCGGCGAACCTATTTGGGTTACGGCGGAGAAGCAAGGGCAAAGAGCCGCGAGCTATTTCTGGCCCGGAAGCGAAGCTCCGATAGAAAACGAGTTGCCGTCTTCTTGGCGGCCCTATAACGGAAGGGTCCCCAACGATATGCGTGTCGACAAGATCCTCGCCCAACTCGACAAACCGGCTGCCGAACGGCCGACGATACTAACGATGTATTTCTCGACGACAGACGACATCGGCCACGAATTCGGCCCAGATGCCGAGGAAACAGGATATGCCGTCCGCGAGGTTGATGGCTATATCGGACGCCTGATGCAGGGCCTAAAAAAACGCGGTATCGACCGCAAAACCAACGTCATCATCGTCGCCGATCACGGTATGGCAAATTACAATTTTAAGAACGTCACATTCCTCGACGATGCGTTCAATTTTGATGCACTGACCGACCGAATTTTGTGGACGAACGAAATAGTCCAGATATTTCCAAAGCCCGGCAAGATAGACGAGATCTATTCGAAAGTAAAAGATCTGCCGCACGTCACCTGCTGGAAAAAGGGCGAGATCCCGGCACGCCTGCATTACAACGACGGCAAACGCGTCGCCCCGCTCATCTGCTCCAGCGAACTAGGCTGGATCACGACCAGCCACGCCCGTTACGACAGCTTTGTGCGTGACCTCGACGAAAAAGACCGCCCTCGCGGAGCCCACGGCTACGACAACAAATACCAGGAAATGCAGGCCATCTTCCTCGCCCACGGCCCGGCATTCAAACGCGGTTTTGTGGCGGAATCATTTCCCAATGTCGATGTTTACAACTTGATGTGCAGGATCCTGGGATTGAAACCGGCGAAAAACGATGGTGATCTGGAGCGGGTGAAGGGAATGTTAAAGCGATCTCGGCTGGGATTTGCGAGGTTAACCGGACCAGAAATTCTCGATCACTTCATATGGAATGTAAGCACAACTATAGTGTTGCATTCCTCGTCTTTGGTCCCATCGAACGCTTTTATCCGAGTTGCTGCCTGAAAAAAAAATGCTTGACTCTTGACACTAAATGTGCTATCTATGCGACAGTATTGCATCTAGTAATGGCGTGCAACGTCGATCTTTGAAAACCTGTGTGAGTTTTTTTGCGAAAAGTTGGGCTTTCGGTGTTCTGAAACACCACTAAACCACGTGTATAGAAAGTTTAGCTGTCCGCCAGGCATCGCGGACACCCTGCGGACAGCCGTGTGGACAGGCTGTGGACAGTTGTAGACACTATTCTGGTAAAATACGGCGGCGAATGCAGTTCATTGAGCCTTGATCGTCAGTACCTGTATTTCCGGCGGAACCATGAACCTCAGCGGTAGAACGCTCATTCCGACGCCGCTAGTGACAAAGAGGTCGACGTTGTTCTCGCGAATGTGGCCGTAGGCGTATTTTTGGCCGAAGAATGACGGAACGATCGGGCGTCCAAATACCGGCATCCAAACCTGGCCACCGTGGGTGTGGGCGGCGAGCATAAGTTTGAGGTCGGGCGAGATGGAAAGGTCGCCCGAGATGATCGGCAAAAGGTCGGGGCTGTGCTGCAGGACGATCAGATCGCCCGAGCCGCTGTTTTCCACGATCGCTTTGGCATCGTCCGAAGTCTTTTGCCAAGTTTTGTTGAGTTTGAGATGGTCGATCATCCCGAATATGCGCAGCCGCTGGCCGTCCTTCTCGATCGCCGCGACCTCGTGGCGGAGTACCTTGTAGCCGACCCGCGTCAATCCGGATGCAACCATATCATCGTTGTACCAGCCGTCATGATTCCCAAGCACCGCGAAGACGCCGTACTTTGCCTTCATCCCGGCCAGATTGTCCGCGATCGTTTCGGCCGGCATTTTTAGAATGACCGGGAAAACCGGCTTATCTTCGTGGACCTCGGAAACAAAATCGCCGAGCATGACCACGAGGTCGGGTTGCTGTTCGTTGACCTTTTGAACGACGAGCCGCAGTTTTTCTTCGGTCACATAGTTCGAACCGCCGTGAATATCGCCAAGCATCACGATCTTGAGTCCGTCGAATGCGGGATTCCAGTTTTTTATGGTTATTTGCGAATGGTTTACAACCAGCCGCTGCGGCTCAATGAAATACGCGTAGGCGAGGCACGCGCTGGCGATCAGGGAGGCTAGAAGGAAAATATAGAGGACGCGTTTGAAAATCACGGTTTTTTATCGCGTAGCGATCGAATGAATTTAGCCGTGGGTTATAACCCACGGACTAGTGCATCAACGTTGTGGTCGCGTCAGCGACGGCTGAATCAATTGTCGCTGACGCGACAGCGAAGATATTTCCTCATTTCCGTGGGTTGAAACCCACGGCTAAATTCAATTGCCGCTCTACGGCAGAGAATTACCGAGGAAAATATTCGTTCCACCGCGTATCGACGAGCTTTATAATATCCTCGCGAGGCTCGACCACTTTGGGATACCACGGCTTCATGCGGGCATCGATGACGATCGGGGCTGAGTAGCCGATGTGGTTGTTCTGGACGGTTGTTTCTTTGGCATAAATATCGGTCGCCGGGTTAAATCGCGTCCACGTCGCCCAGAGGAACTTCTCGGTCGACTTCGCGTAATCGGCGTCATCGTGGATGACGACGACCTGCCAATCGTCGAATTTGCCGGCTTTTGCGATCCTCGAAGCAAGATCTTTATCGTGCTCGTAGCTGTCGCCTTCGACGACGATGCATCCGCCGCAGAAAACCTCTGCACGAGTGATGCCGGCGGGAATTTCGCCTTTGAATTCACGTGCGAGTTCCCTTTTGGCTTCGCCAAAGCCCATCAGGATCGCTTTGCTGCCGTGATTGATCTTGCCGCTGGCATAGTCGAGGGTGTCGAATGCCGTCTGACTAAAAATAAAAAGATCTCGATGCCACTCGGCCCGGGCGAGGATGTGTTCGAAAAGCGTTTTGAAATCGTGCAGATCCTGAGGCCGGTCGGTAAGCAGCAAGAATTTGGTCAGCGACAACTGGCCTTCGCCAAGGATGCGGAAACCGGCGGAGAGGCCTTCACGGGCGTATCGATCTTTGACAACAGCAGCGGACAGCGAATGAAATCCCGTTTCGCCATAACTCCACAGATCCCGAACGCCAGGCATCACGAGCGGAAATAGCGGCGACAAAAGCTCCTGCAAATAATCGCCGATGAAGAAATCCTCCTGACGCGGCTTTCCAACGACGGTTGCCGGATAGATCGCATCTTTGCGGTGAAAAACAGCGTCGGCACGGAATACCGGATAATCGTGGACCAGCGAATAGTAACCGTAATGATCGCCAAACGGCCCTTCGGGACGGCGTTCGTGCGGAGCGACGAAGCCGCAGATCGCAAATTCGGCTTCCGCGATCAGGCGATGACGGTCCGGTCCGAGCGGGTTTTTGGTTGTCGCGATCTTGCCGTCATTGAGGAGTGAGGCGAGCATTAATTCGGGAATATCCTCTGGCAGCGGAGCTATGGCCGAAAGGATCATCGCCGGAGCGCCGCCAAGGAATATCGTCACAGGCAGCGATTTGTTCTGCTTTTCCGCTTCAAAATAATGAAAGCCGCCGCCTTTACCTATCTGCCAGTGAATGCCGGTCGAGCTTTTATCGTAACGCTGGATGCGGTACATCCCGAGATTGTGCTTGCCGTTCACCGGGCTCTCGGTGTAAACGAGCGGAAGCGTGACAAAATGTCCGCCGTCTTCGTGCCAGAGCTGGAGAAGAGGCAGTTTTTCTAGATCGACGGATGATTGACGGCTTTCGAGAACCGGAGCTTTATTTACAGTCTTAGTACCGAACTTTAGAGCGGAAAAGGCAAGGTCGCGATATTCCCAGAGCTTCGCGGGTTTCGGCGGCAAAAGGTTTTCGGCAGCGTGGACGGCACGTTTTACAAATTCGAGCGGCTTAGAGCCGAATGCGAGATCGATACGCTTCTTGGTTCCAAAGAGATTTGTGACGACGGGAAACTCCGAACCTTTTACATTCGTGAACAGCAGAGCTTTCCCCTGTTCATCGATCACCCGCCGATGTATCTCGGCGATCTCGAGATATGGATCAACCTCAGCGGATATCTCGACCAGGTCATTTTCCTTTCGGAGCGAATCTATAAATGAACGTAAGTTCTTGTGCATAAGAGCAGATATGCCCGCAAGTTCCACGGAAGAAACGAAGTTACCGACGAGAATAATCTACCAGTTTTTCGCTGTGTTCGCGTATTTCGCGGGCAATCAGTTCTACTAATCTATTTGCGAAGATCGTCTTTACTTAGGTCCAGTTCATCCGCTTTGATGACCTCAACTTTGGCGGTTGGGAAACGCTTGGCCAGGTCGTCCCTGAAGATCGAGTAATCGCCAACGATTATCACATCGCCGCCCGGCAAATGCTGGGAGGC
This sequence is a window from Acidobacteriota bacterium. Protein-coding genes within it:
- a CDS encoding metallophosphoesterase: MIFKRVLYIFLLASLIASACLAYAYFIEPQRLVVNHSQITIKNWNPAFDGLKIVMLGDIHGGSNYVTEEKLRLVVQKVNEQQPDLVVMLGDFVSEVHEDKPVFPVILKMPAETIADNLAGMKAKYGVFAVLGNHDGWYNDDMVASGLTRVGYKVLRHEVAAIEKDGQRLRIFGMIDHLKLNKTWQKTSDDAKAIVENSGSGDLIVLQHSPDLLPIISGDLSISPDLKLMLAAHTHGGQVWMPVFGRPIVPSFFGQKYAYGHIRENNVDLFVTSGVGMSVLPLRFMVPPEIQVLTIKAQ
- a CDS encoding OsmC family protein, whose amino-acid sequence is MSIYSAKITWRSDSPEAFARNRYTRGHQWSFDGGIEIPASSSPQVVRLPYSVEAAVDPEEALVAAASSCHMLSFLWVASKAGFNVESYEDNAVGEMAKDNGKQWISTITLDPRIVWNGKIPTAEELCELHHEAHEVCYIANSIKSEVLIKPRP
- a CDS encoding cupin, encoding MEEELEVVIEQTEIMCDGLDQSIEEHKKRGFRLDMIFPADSPREALMSKGGELVRLKAVPPALAGGGEPEHDPNSFSQETLIAREDFPPAHAGGSDFVRGRAGMEYRDLIPGRLGGKLIASHIRLPFGGEVPDSVHYHKIDFQMIYCVRGRIEVVYEDQGPPFWLESGDCILQPPEIRHRVLYSEAGAEVIEVSSPAEHETWIDHEMELPNPDTDRNRLFGGQRFVHSRAEDADWALSGFGGYERRKTDIENATGGLIDVQFFRSVSERTAIATSAVTEPGKGILICLEDGGSILLEFLR
- a CDS encoding alkaline phosphatase family protein, translated to MIKRFFVCVVLVLASIAVSGVAADAQKPIRDLKPTVILISLDGFRYDYVDKYAPPALSRLAKQGVRAKWMTPSFPTKTFPNHYTIVTGLYPQNHGIVENNVFDFGVTFSMSKREEVQNPRWWLGEPIWVTAEKQGQRAASYFWPGSEAPIENELPSSWRPYNGRVPNDMRVDKILAQLDKPAAERPTILTMYFSTTDDIGHEFGPDAEETGYAVREVDGYIGRLMQGLKKRGIDRKTNVIIVADHGMANYNFKNVTFLDDAFNFDALTDRILWTNEIVQIFPKPGKIDEIYSKVKDLPHVTCWKKGEIPARLHYNDGKRVAPLICSSELGWITTSHARYDSFVRDLDEKDRPRGAHGYDNKYQEMQAIFLAHGPAFKRGFVAESFPNVDVYNLMCRILGLKPAKNDGDLERVKGMLKRSRLGFARLTGPEILDHFIWNVSTTIVLHSSSLVPSNAFIRVAA
- a CDS encoding UbiD family decarboxylase — translated: MHKNLRSFIDSLRKENDLVEISAEVDPYLEIAEIHRRVIDEQGKALLFTNVKGSEFPVVTNLFGTKKRIDLAFGSKPLEFVKRAVHAAENLLPPKPAKLWEYRDLAFSALKFGTKTVNKAPVLESRQSSVDLEKLPLLQLWHEDGGHFVTLPLVYTESPVNGKHNLGMYRIQRYDKSSTGIHWQIGKGGGFHYFEAEKQNKSLPVTIFLGGAPAMILSAIAPLPEDIPELMLASLLNDGKIATTKNPLGPDRHRLIAEAEFAICGFVAPHERRPEGPFGDHYGYYSLVHDYPVFRADAVFHRKDAIYPATVVGKPRQEDFFIGDYLQELLSPLFPLVMPGVRDLWSYGETGFHSLSAAVVKDRYAREGLSAGFRILGEGQLSLTKFLLLTDRPQDLHDFKTLFEHILARAEWHRDLFIFSQTAFDTLDYASGKINHGSKAILMGFGEAKRELAREFKGEIPAGITRAEVFCGGCIVVEGDSYEHDKDLASRIAKAGKFDDWQVVVIHDDADYAKSTEKFLWATWTRFNPATDIYAKETTVQNNHIGYSAPIVIDARMKPWYPKVVEPREDIIKLVDTRWNEYFPR
- the asnS gene encoding asparagine--tRNA ligase gives rise to the protein MKQTYIKQLKDHIGESVTLKGWLYNKRSSGKLVFLQFRDGTGIVQCVVFKPNDEALYDLADSIGQESSIIVTGTVKEDTRSSLGVEVDVTGLEVLQNVHDYPITPKEHGTEFLMDNRHLWIRSKKQHAVLKIRHTVIKAVRDFFDENGFTLADTPIFTPAACEGTTTLFEVDYFGDEKAYLTQSGQLYNEATAAAFGKSYAFGPTFRAEKSKTRRHLTEFWMVEPEVAYASYVDMMDLGEAMILKVVDRVLNDRQEELKTLERDTTVLEAINSPFPRLHYDDAVKMLQEGHAKGELENNFEWGGDFGAPDETYLSTQHGKPVFVHHFPAAIKGFYFEVDPERPECALGIDLLAPEGYGEIIGGGERAANLDYLIEQLKHHGLDQATFEWYLDLRRYGSVPHAGFGMGIERCTAWMAGIEHVRETIPFPRMLYRLRP
- a CDS encoding pirin family protein, whose translation is MKRTIETILTATESYLPGDLIVYRALPRRELRRVGGFVFLDHFDQTDVTPELFDVPPHPHVGLQTVTYLFEGEAFHTDSLDNEQAVKAGEVNWMTAGRGITHAEQVTKTQPRMHGLQSWVGLPHDKRKVEPAFDNFPAAVLPMLEIDGASITVIAGELHGNISPIPTYQELSYFDVVINEGASVDLTIHPEHELAIYVADGSIEISGTQIKLHDLAKLTAGDELSFTATENARFVILGGEPLPDPTVIYWNFVTDTVGEAKQAAIDWQDGEFPPVNKYRKFTSEDLGEEADRTQLL